One Nomascus leucogenys isolate Asia chromosome 22a, Asia_NLE_v1, whole genome shotgun sequence DNA segment encodes these proteins:
- the LOC115832352 gene encoding uncharacterized protein LOC115832352, which yields MFPQDSSYYSKANKELDLPRNGQRLAKDKNDLSSTLESLTNSLMDKLSESDEIMLKSFFKNIFNVFFKYNQSERRGQPEKELERLIQPFTSDTEHLEELQEDFDKADKLDRKPVLSPKLRVFLEELSESEVKHLKSELSKQIQHYLVERLSESGHITKEDLPKIYRNLYLMNEKAERKGPNSFQGKYSETVKEIMSFVNNFNHHFIDKHLEIKLRSFLKDILQNYFLKNISESSLFNEIESETIYPNVSSLRTKSVSISFHELQQDISKGSFGRRFDINMKYPLSKSLQNYLIALSENELLHLKADLSKHLQSLFIEKLSKSGLMTKKQLEGINQHINLLNSSSIPLKYIKTHLPFRDDRHFVEKHSEKQNKYSRIVQQTTLQMVSEDKLREKEKKYFPLQNLKGSSSLIREQKSYYTKEAAKTPSLIKVQPSSSENIQASPLSKSSEILTDILLKKLRKEHVFMQLPQAENSVHKTEIQDPYSWGGKSKITQSKAWCERTLKMKSLDRKEHVNIYKWTVQEKPEAVLTSYPGIPNARMPREDEYLNRITFPSWQSSTLTHFNTESGEQSKLEDQYCQRLKGNNNNNKKHLVTFVQYKKETQTLYIKPDEICSEKCAKFPEIQSFQYKVVEDEKNSKPYLFPELFKREDLKPKVGKERDRVAKPKKSFNKIVRILPTTLPSTRIHLKKSVPRTLLHWTARRTIHDCSDKFEDLHDMTSFTHLKKVKSRSRLLGKSSDDIHNHARHSARPYTAPEVNKQRESYSGKFTSGRMVSSGLVHINDKTSDYEMHKMQPKKIKRRY from the exons ATGTTCCCACAAGATTCAAGTTATTattcaaaagcaaataaagaacTGGATTTGCCAAGAAATGGTCAGAGGCTTGCTAAAGACAAAAATGATCTCAGTTCTACTTTAGAAAGTTTAACTAACTCATTAATGGATAAACTTAGTGAATCAgatgaaataatgttaaaatccttttttaaaaacatcttcaatgtttttttcaaatataatcaaTCTGAAAGAAGAGGACAACCAGAAAAGGAATTAGAAAGACTAATTCAACCTTTTACAAGTGACACAGAACACCTCGAAGAACTCCAAGAGGATTTTGATAAAGCAGACAAATTAGACAGAAAACCTGTTTTGAGTCCAAAGCTGCGTGTGTTTCTAGAAGAACTTTCAGAGTCagaagtaaaacatttaaaatctgaaTTAAGTAAACAAATCCAGCATTACCTTGTAGAAAGACTTTCAGAATCAGGACATATCACCAAGGAGGACTTGCCAAAAATCTATCGAAATCTGTATCTGATGAATGAGAAAGCAGAGCGGAAAGGGCCAAACAGTTTTCAGGGGAAATATTCTGAAACTGTGaaagaaatcatgtcttttgtcaACAATTTCAATCATCATTTCATagataaacatttagaaataaagctaagatcttttttaaaagatattctcCAAAACTATTTCctaaaaaacatttcagaaagcAGTTTATTTAATGAGATAGAATCTGAGACTATATACCCAAACGTATCTTCTCTAAGGACTAAAAGTGTCTCAATATCTTTTCACGAACTACAACAAGATATTTCAAAGGGGAGTTTTGGTAGAAGGTTTGATATAAACATGAAATATCCTTTAAGTAAATCTCTACAAAACTATCTGATAGCTTTATCAGAAAATGAATTATTACATCTAAAAGCTGATTTAAGCAAACACCTCCAGAGTCTTTTTATAGAAAAACTTTCAAAATCAGGACTAATGACAAAAAAGCAATTAGAAGGGATCAACCAGCATATAAATTTGCTTAATTCTAGTTCTAtaccattaaaatatataaagacacaTTTACCTTTTAGAGATGACCGTCACTTTGTGGAGAAGCattcagaaaagcaaaataaatattcaagaatTGTTCAACAAACCACTTTACAAATGGTTTCTGAGGATAAacttagagagaaagaaaagaaatattttcccttacAGAATTTAAAAGGAAGTTCATCTTTAATTAGGGAACAGAAAAGTTATTACACTAAAGAAGCAGCTAAAACACCAAGTTTAATCAAAGTACAACCTTCTTCCAGTGAAAATATCCAGGCAAGTCCATTAAGTAAGTCATCAGAAATACTTACAGATATACTGCTTAAGAAACTAAGGAAAGAACATGTGTTCATGCAGCTTCCTCAAGCAGAAAATTCTGTTCATAAAACAGAGATTCAAGACCCATATAGTTGGGGTGGTAAATCAAAAATAACTCAATCAAAAGCTTGGTGTGAAAGGACGCTGAAAATGAAGTCCCTTGATAGAAAGGAGCATGTAAACATCTATAAATGGACTGTTCAGGAAAAACCTGAAGCAGTATTAACATCGTATCCAGGAATTCCTAATGCCAGAATGCCAAGGGAAGATGAGTACTTAAACAGAATCACTTTCCCTTCCTGGCAAAGTAGCACTTTAACTCATTTCAATACAGAGAGTGGGGAACAATCAAAATTAGAAGACCAGTATTGTCAGAGattgaaaggaaataataacaataataaaaaacatttagtAACATTTGTacaatacaaaaaagaaacacaaactcTTTATATAAAACCAGATGAAATTTGCAGTGAAAAATGTGCCAAGTTCCCTGAAATACAGTCATTCCAATATAAAGTTGTAGAAGATGAGAAAAACTCGAAACCATACCTCTTCCCAGAATTATTTAAGAGAGAAGATCTAAAACCCAAGGTCGGAAAAGAAAGAGACCGTGTCGCCAAACCAAAAAAGTCATTTAACAAGATAGTCAGGATACTACCAACCACACTGCCCTCCACAAGAATTCACCTAAAGAAGTCTGTTCCAAGGACACTGCTTCACTGGACTGCAAGAAGAACTATACAT gatTGTTCAGATAAATTTGAGGATTTACATGACATGACCTCATTTACACaccttaaaaaagtaaaatcaagatCAAGGCTTTTAGGAAAAAGCTCAGATGATATCCATAATCATGCCAGACACTCTGCAAGACCATATACCGCTCCGGAGGTTAACAAGCAACGAGAAAGCTACAGTGGAAAGTTTACAAGTGGTCGAATGGTTTCATCAGGCTTAGTTCATATAAATGATAAAACATCAGATTATGAAATGCATaaaatgcagccaaaaaaaattaaaagaagatattGA